Below is a genomic region from Bacillus thermozeamaize.
TCAATTGATTGGGCTGGAAAAGGTCAAACGGTTGGCCTATGAGATTTATTCGTTTTACTGGATCAATCAGCAGCGTGAACAATTGGGGCTGAAACGGGAACCTCACGTCCTACATATGGTTTTTCACGGCAACCCGGGAACAGGAAAGACGACGGTGGCCCGGATGTTCGGGCAGATGTTCCAGGAATTGGGCATCTTGCAAAAAGGCCACTTGATCGAGGTGGAACGCGCTGATCTGGTAGGGGAGTATGTGGGGCATACCGCACAAAAAACACGTGAACAGGTGAAAAAGGCGCTGGGCGGCATTTTGTTTATTGATGAAGCTTATTCATTGGCGCGCGGGGGAGAGAAGGACTTCGGCAAGGAAGCGATAGATACCCTCGTCAAAGCGATGGAGGATTACAAGGATGAGTTCATCTTGATTTTGGCAGGGTATACGGAGGAGATGCATCATTTCCTCAAGGCCAATCCGGGATTGCCCTCGCGATTTCCGATCCAGCTGGAATTTGCCGATTATACGGTAACACAACTGCTGGACATTGCGGATGTCATGTATGCCGAGCGGGAATACCAATTGTCGGCGGAGGCCCGCTTGAAACTGAAAGCGATGCTGGAGGAGGCTGCAAGTTGGCCTCACGAATTGCCTAGCAATGCCCGCTATGTCCGCAATCTGGTGGAAAAATCCATCCGCAATCAGGCCATCCGTCTGATGCGCCAGTCGGTCTGGACGAAAGAGAAGCTCATGATGATTTTGCCGGAAGATTTACAGTTTGAAGATGAGGGCACCGCGTTGCTATGAGTTGGATATAAAGATATAAACAAATAAAGTTGAAGAGAAGAATAAAATAAAAAAAGAAAAAGGAGAAGCATGGCGCCGATGTATAAACGTTTTGTTAATTCCGAAATTTTGGAACGGGTTTCCGAAAAATTGGAACAGCAGTTGGCAGAACGATTTCGTGAAATAGAAAGGCTTGTAGAGGAAAACCAAGCCAAAGTGCTGCGCGCTTTTCAGAATACCCAGGTGAATGATTCGCACTTTGCCGGTTCGACAGGGTATGGATATGGCGACCAAGGGCGGCAAGTGATTGATCAGGTATACGCAGAGGTGTTCGGCGCCGAGGACGCATTAGTGCGTCCTCATTTTGTTTCCGGCACGCACGCGATCGTGACGGCGCTGTTTGGCGTGTTGCGTCCCGGGGACGAACTGCTGTATGTAACGGGACGGCCGTATGACTCCTTGCAGGAGGCGCTGGGATTGAGAGGGGACTTTACGGGCAATCTGCGGGAATATGGGATCCGTTGTCGCGTCGTTCCGCTGTTGCCCGACGGCCAGCCGGATTATGGAGCGATTGAACAGGCGTTCACTCCAGCTACGAAGCTCGTCGCAATCCAGCGTTCGCGCGGTTATGAATGGCGTCCGACCCTTTCGGTCCGAGAGATCGCCCAGCTGAATCGGTTCGTCAAGTCCATCCGGTCCGAAGTCATCACGTTTGTCGATAATTGCTACGGAGAATTTACAGAAGCGGAAGAGCCGACGTCAGTCGGCATCGATCTGATGGCAGGGTCGTTGATCAAAAACCCCGGCGGCGGCCTGGCACCTGCCGGTGGATACATCGCCGGCCGCAGCGAATTGGTTTCTATGGCGGCCGCCCGCTTGACCGCTCCCGGGCTCGGCAAAGAACTGGGCGCTACATTGGGAACAAACCGGTTCATTTTGCAAGGATTTTTCCTGGCGCCCCATATCGTCGGTGAGGCGCTGAAAGGTGCTGTTTTTGCGGCCGCTCTGCTTGAGAGCTGTGGTTATGAAACATCGCCGCGCTGGGATGAACCGCGTTCTGACATTATCCAGGCCATCCGGTTTTCCCGCGGGGAGGATCTGATTCGGTTCTGCCAGGCGATTCAGGCGGCTTCTCCCATTGATTCCTTTGTCCGTCCCGTACCCAGCCCGATGCCCGGATATGATGATCAAGTGATTATGGCTGCAGGCACGTTTGTCCAGGGAGCGAGCATTGAACTTTCGGCAGATGCGCCGATGCGCGCTCCGTACGTCGGGTATATGCAAGGCGGCCTGACCTACGCACATGTCAAATATGCCATGTTGTCATTTCTCGATCAGGCGCTGGCCAATCCGGCCATCAAACAGGCTATTCTTTGTAATGTCTGAAAAGCCCGATCACCTTGCCCAAAATGGTGACATCCTTAAGCAGAATGGGTTCCATCGTTGGGTTTTCCGGCTGCAGGCGAATGTGGTCGCGTTCCTTGTAAAAACGTTTTACGGTGGCTTCATCTTCGGCTGTCATGGCCACGACGATTTCGCCGTTATTGGCAGTATGTTGTTGTCTGACAATCACATAATCCTGATCCCGGATTCCGGCATTGATCATGCTGTCTCCTTGTACGAGCAGCATAAATACGGTTGACTCGTTGGGCACAAGGAATTTGGGAACAGGGAAGTAGGTTTCAATGTTTTGAATAGCTGTAATAGGCAATCCTGCCGTCACCTTGCCGACGACCGGAACCTGCACCGTTTCCTGGTGAGCTTCGTTCATCATCATATGGCGATCCAAGATTTCAATGGCTCGGGGTTTGGACGGATCGCGACGGATAAATCCTTTTTTTTCCAATTTCGCCAAATGGCCGTGAACGGTCGAACTGGATGCAAGGCCGACAGCATCGCCGATTTCCCGAACGGAAGGAGGGTAGCCTTTTTCACGCACTTCCTTGACGATAAAATCCAAAATCGCTTGTTGCCGTTTGGAAAGAGGTTTTTCCATGAAACCATCGTCCCACCTTTCTGGCTCGATGAAAGACCAAATGTTCGACCCCATTATACCATAATCCCATGCCTCAAACACCCGTTCGAGCGCGGATTTATTACGTCCGATAATGTATATTATGTTAACTTATAAATTTCTCAGCATGCTCAGCCTCAGCGTCGACATGATCACCGCTTGTATTTTTTCATAAACGAAGTATCGATGGCATGTTTCAGTTCCCAGCACCAGCTGCCGTGAAAAGATAAACCCCGGTAAAGCAAAAATGCTTCGCCGTCACCGGTAGACAAAATGGACAAATAATCCGATTGCGGTATGTACGGCTTTAATGCCGTTCCCGATAAATACCGTCCCAGGTTGGTCCAAAGCACGGGAGCTTCCCGAACGGCATAAACGCCAGCTTTATGCAGCCAAGGATATGGCTTGATGGCAATGCAATCGCCCGCCCCGAACACATTCTCATAGGTCACACACTGAAGACAATGGTTTACCAACAAATAGCCTTGGTTGTCCGTCGGGAAGCCGCTTTTCTGGAATAATGGCGGTGCTGCCGGTCCAGTTAGCCATATGAGTTGATCGTACGACACGGTTTTACCCGACTGCAGTTCCAGATGATCTTTGCAGACTGAAACGACGGGATCATGTTGAATCAGGTGGATTCCTTTCTTATGGACAATCTCCGTCATGTGCCGGGTCACCTGTCTGCTTGCATGTTCCAATAATGGGCCTTTGCTGATTAACGTCACCGGTTGTTTAAAGCCCAGCCTTTTTCGACGGGCCTGAAGACTCAAAGCGATTTCAATGCCTGAAGCGCCTCCACCAGCTACGACGAGACGTTCCTTGGCAAGGAAGACATCCTTCAAACTGGGTATCAGATAATTGGGCTTGATGAAGGTGGCATGATCCAGCACACCCGGGATGTCCGTGTTTGCAATATGTGAACCGATATCAAAAGAAATCACATCGTAATCCATTCGTTGGCCGGTGGACGTGACCAGCTCCTGTCGTCCGGGATCCACGCTGACCACCGAAGCTTCCACAAAACGGACGCTCGCTGCAGCGCATAAACGGGCCAAATCAATCCGGATCTCCTCTGTTTCGTATCGCCCTTCCAAGTAACCCGAGAACATGCCGGAATAATATTGGTAACGATTCGGCGAGATCAGCACGACATGGGCGTTTGTCCACTTGTTCTTCTGAAGTTGTTTAAGAATATAAACATGAGCGTGACCGCCACCGACAAGAACCACTTTTCTCATCTCAGCACCTCATCGCGGAACCGTTCTTCATCCCATGCACGAATCTATTTTAGCGCAAAAAAAGTCATGTTCAAATTAGTTTACATAAGATATGTTATGTAACAATGTTTTTTCGCATGATGGTTGCGCAATCATCCTCGATTGAAATGAATTTGAGTTTTAAAATGGATTTAATTTTAAAAATAAACAAAAATAGTCATCGCTGTTCGCCTCCCCTCCCCTCCCCTCTTCTCTTTATGAACGTTCTCTGTGTAAGGAACTTATCCATGCCCATAGCCGTAACCCGGGTGGGTTTGGATCCACTCGCGCAATTCCGCCAGCGCTTCCCGATACGGTGTGACGGCATAGGTGAAATCGGCACGGGTGTTGAGCAAGCTCTTGTCGGAGATGATCCCGTCGTAAGGATATATCGTGACGTCATCGCAGCCAAACGCCTCCTTGAGCCAAACCAGCAACTGATACTTGGATATTTTTCCAGGTTCTGCCAGATGTACCAATCCGGCAATCATCGGTTTTTGCAGCACCCAGTCGATCGCCTTGGCCAATTCCAGCGTGGTCACGCCGTTCCAGAATACCCTGCGGTAGCCCCGCACCACCCCTTTCTGCTTCATGAACCAGTGGAACAACCCGATGCCGTCCTTGAGCTCGGGACCGATGATGGACGTGCGTATGGTGAGATGGCCGCCATACGTCACCTCTCCCAGGCATTTGGTCTTGGCGTAAGCGGTCGTGCCGTCGGTGACATCTTGCTCGGCATATTCCCCCCTCTGGCCTGAAAAGACGCAGTCCGTGCTGATGTGGATCAACTGAAAGCCCATTTTTTCACCCAGCCGAGCCAACTGGTGGGGAAACAAGCTGTTGACGCAAATCACTACAGGTACCCGCAATTTCACCCCACCCGGCACACAAGATCTCCCTTTCCTTCGAGATAACGCTTCGTGAACTGCCCGGCCTCACAGATGAATACCGCCTCATTCTGCATAACGCGCTGGGTGCCATCGTCTTTGACACCGGGTTCAAGACAGTTCCGGATGCCTACCTCATCGTGCAAGACTGTATCACTTTCCCGGATGTCATTTCGCCGCCATATGTGCCTTAAACAACCGATTACGCACAAACATACGGAAGAACAACAGATTTTCCCGATATTTCCATGTTAAGAAAAGAGAAAGTTCCTTCGTTGTCTTTATGCACACTTTCCTCCTTGTTACATATGTCTATAGGGAAAAGTACGGGGAATGGAGGAAAATATGCTATGTTACAAAAAAAGAAACCCTCCGGCAAGCTGCAACTTATTAAAGAACAGATGTCCGCGCTAAAACGGCAACGCGCCTATTATGAAGCAAAAGCGACGCAATACAGCGAGGAACTCAATGATCTGAAAGAAAGATTGAGGGAAAGTCTCCAACGTGATCACGAAACCAGCAAGCAGATGGAGCAGTTAAACGCCATGCTCAGGCGATACCAAGACAAAGAAAAAGAATGGAACCGCGTCGTCGAACGATTAAACGGCAGGATCAACGACTTTGAAAAAAGGGAGGCAGATTACCTAAACTTTCTTGAACAAAAGGAAAAAACCATTGCCCAGTATCAAAAGAAGCTGGACACATGGGAAAAAAGACTGGAAGAATTCAATGAACTCAAAAAGTCTTCAGAAACGAAAAATACAGCGGACTATCAAAAAGACGAATCAATTGCCCATTATCATTCTCTTGAAGCAAAATTGAACCAAGCATTGGAAAAGCTTAACCAAGAGATTGAGAAACACCGGCAAAAGGAGGCGGAATACCGGCAACAATTTGCTCATCTAAACCAGCATCTTGCTGCTTACCAGGAAAAAGATACTGAGCACAGCAGACTCCTGGAACAAGTGGAAACATCGTATTGTAAACTTCTCGCCCAAAAAGACGAAGAACTACGCCAGCTGACCGAACAAAAAGAAGACCTAATCCGGCGTCTTGAAGCTCAACAAGCTGAATCGCAACAACAACTTGCCCAACTCAATCAGCAACTCGCGGCCTGCCAGGAAAAAGAAACCGAATATAGCCACCTCTTGGAGCAAACAGAAGCGAAATACAGAAAGCTGATTGAGCAAAAGGAAGCAGAATTATTACAGATTCTGGAACAAAAAGGTGAAGTGTACCCCCAACTGGCCGAAGAAAATGACGACTTGAACTGAAATCTTGAAGCTCAACAAGCCGATTTGCAACAGCAAGTCACCCAGCTCAGCCAGCAACTTGCCGCCTATCAGGAAAAAGAAGCCGAGTATCTCCGCTTGAAGACAAGGACCTGCAACACCGACAACTTCTGGCGCAAAAAGAAAGAGAATTCCGGGAACGTCTAGATCAAAAGGAAGCAGAATTTTTCCGGCAATTGCATCAAAAAATCGAACAACACCGCTTGCCAACTACCAGGAAAAGGAATCTGAAGCTCTTAAATTGCTAGATGAAATGGGTGAAAAACGCAGGCAACTTTTAGCGAAAAAAGAGACGGAATTTAACAAACTGCTCGAACAAAAGGACAAGGAATACCGGCAGTTGCTGCAACAAAAAGACGACATGATCACCCACTACGAAGAAAAGGAGTTGGAGTGGCAACGAGCAATGGAACAACTGCACCGACGAATCAAGGAACTTGAAGAAAAAGAAACGAAAAACAAGAATGCGATTAGCGATTATCAGGAAAAGGAGTCAAAATACAAGAAAGCTTTGGAGCAAAACAGCTTCGCGGAACCAAAGGAAGTTGCCGTAGACCTTCAACCGACGGTCGGGTGCTTTCGCATTCGGGAGAAGCAAGCCATCCCCCTGCCTGTATTCATTTATTGAAGATAACAATGAGGATGTGGCCCCTTGCTTTTCACAACTGTGATGAGTACGGGGCCCACTTTTTCTCATGTGTAACAAAGGCAAACAGCAGCATGACGGACAGCAACGTAATACAGGCGGTGACAACAAATGGCAGGGGAATATTGGCCGAATACATGAACGTCGCCAAAAGCGGCCCCACGATTCTCCCCAGGTTATCCATCGATGAAATCAAGCCTGTTGCCACCCCATGCCCCGTGGTGGTTTTTTTTGTGATCAGCGAAGTGATGCAGGGGCGGATGAGGGTGTTGCCTGCACCGAAAATCACCACAAAAAGCGTAGCTGTCCAAAAGTTGGACGAAAAGAGAATCAGAATCATGCCGATGGAAGACACAATGAGCCCGATGCCTACCGTGCGCAGTTCATGTTCAGGTTTAATCCGCCGCACCACTCCTCCTTGAATCAAAGCGCCGACCAGCCCGCTAATGAGCAGGATCAGTCCGATCTGAGAAGGAGTGGCATGGATTTTCACCATTTGAAAATATTGAAGTGTCGCCTCAAGTCCGGCAAGACCATAGGAGC
It encodes:
- a CDS encoding repressor LexA, producing MEKPLSKRQQAILDFIVKEVREKGYPPSVREIGDAVGLASSSTVHGHLAKLEKKGFIRRDPSKPRAIEILDRHMMMNEAHQETVQVPVVGKVTAGLPITAIQNIETYFPVPKFLVPNESTVFMLLVQGDSMINAGIRDQDYVIVRQQHTANNGEIVVAMTAEDEATVKRFYKERDHIRLQPENPTMEPILLKDVTILGKVIGLFRHYKE